A single region of the Gemella sp. zg-570 genome encodes:
- a CDS encoding amino acid permease: protein MTKNESNIKRSLKSRHITMIAIGGCIGSGLFMTSGQAISSAGPGGALLSYLCIGLMVYFLMTSLGEMATYLPTTGSFSTYATRYVDPSLGFALGWNYWFNWVITVAADIELSSLAVSYWEPMRILPSWIWSIIFLLIIIILNSLSVKVYGESEYWFALIKVITVIIFLIIGCLTIFGIMGGGYVGFSNFTLGEAPFVGTDTSTSSKMLAALGVFLIAGYSFQGTELIGVTAGESENPEKTIPKAVKQVFWRILIFYVLAILVIGLLIPYTSEDLLGAASSEEIAKSPFTIVFKNAGFAFAASVMNAVILTSILSAGNSGMYASTRMLYAMSKEKQAFDIFSKLNKQGTPINSLLGTTIVVVLVFLIQLTSANAYVYIVAASGLTGFIAWLGIAISHYRFRRAYIKQGKQLAGLKYRAKWFPVGPILALILCIVVIIGQDTQLITQGIVDWGSILTTYMGVPVFLFFYIYHKIKYKTKLIPLDKVDLSQK, encoded by the coding sequence ATGACAAAAAACGAATCAAATATTAAAAGAAGTCTTAAATCAAGACATATTACCATGATAGCCATAGGTGGTTGTATAGGAAGTGGTTTATTCATGACTAGTGGACAAGCCATCAGCAGTGCTGGACCTGGTGGAGCTTTATTATCCTACCTGTGTATAGGTCTAATGGTTTATTTTTTAATGACATCTCTAGGAGAGATGGCAACATATTTACCAACTACTGGTTCATTTAGTACTTACGCAACTCGTTATGTTGACCCGTCTTTAGGTTTTGCACTAGGTTGGAATTATTGGTTTAACTGGGTTATTACGGTTGCCGCTGATATAGAACTATCTTCCCTAGCTGTTAGTTATTGGGAACCTATGAGAATTTTACCAAGCTGGATATGGAGTATTATATTTTTATTAATTATCATTATACTAAATTCTTTAAGTGTAAAAGTTTATGGAGAGAGTGAATATTGGTTTGCCCTTATTAAAGTAATTACTGTTATTATATTTTTAATTATTGGTTGTCTTACAATTTTTGGAATTATGGGAGGAGGCTATGTTGGTTTTTCTAACTTTACATTAGGAGAAGCGCCTTTTGTTGGGACTGATACATCAACTTCTAGTAAAATGTTAGCGGCCTTAGGAGTATTCTTAATAGCAGGGTATTCTTTCCAAGGAACAGAATTAATAGGTGTTACTGCAGGAGAAAGTGAAAATCCAGAAAAAACTATTCCTAAAGCAGTAAAACAAGTATTCTGGAGAATATTAATTTTTTATGTTTTAGCAATATTAGTTATAGGCTTATTAATTCCTTATACTTCTGAAGACTTATTAGGAGCAGCTAGTAGCGAAGAAATAGCAAAATCTCCTTTCACTATTGTTTTTAAAAATGCAGGTTTTGCTTTTGCAGCTAGTGTAATGAATGCAGTAATTTTAACTTCTATATTATCTGCAGGAAATTCTGGCATGTATGCTTCTACTCGTATGCTTTATGCTATGAGTAAAGAAAAACAAGCCTTTGATATTTTTTCAAAATTAAATAAACAAGGAACACCGATTAATTCATTGCTAGGAACAACAATAGTTGTTGTTTTAGTTTTCTTAATTCAATTAACAAGTGCAAATGCTTATGTTTATATTGTTGCGGCTAGTGGTCTTACTGGATTTATAGCTTGGTTGGGTATAGCCATAAGTCATTATAGATTTAGAAGAGCTTACATAAAACAAGGTAAACAATTAGCAGGTTTAAAATACAGGGCTAAGTGGTTTCCCGTTGGTCCTATTTTAGCACTAATATTATGTATCGTTGTTATTATTGGTCAAGATACACAATTAATAACTCAAGGTATCGTTGATTGGGGTTCAATTCTTACAACATATATGGGAGTTCCTGTATTTTTATTCTTCTACATATATCATAAAATAAAATATAAAACAAAATTAATACCGCTTGATAAAGTAGACTTATCCCAAAAGTAA